Proteins encoded in a region of the Sphingomonas sp. OV641 genome:
- the accB gene encoding acetyl-CoA carboxylase biotin carboxyl carrier protein, which yields MSDKENGAMKVDVDLVRQLAELLDTTQLTEIEVEDGDRRIRVARKAAAAAAPAVYHAPAPAAAPAPSTATAALPTTEPAPAEPSLANAVRSPMVGTAYLAAEPGAAPFIAVGKQVQAGDTLLIVEAMKVMNPITAPSAGTVKAILVDNGQPVEFDQPLVVVE from the coding sequence ATGAGCGATAAGGAAAACGGAGCGATGAAGGTCGACGTCGATCTCGTCCGCCAGCTTGCCGAGCTGCTCGACACGACGCAGCTCACCGAGATTGAGGTAGAGGACGGGGATCGCCGCATCCGCGTCGCGCGCAAGGCTGCCGCTGCCGCCGCGCCAGCCGTGTATCACGCACCAGCTCCGGCCGCCGCACCGGCACCGAGCACGGCCACCGCCGCGCTTCCGACGACCGAGCCCGCACCGGCCGAGCCGTCGCTCGCCAATGCCGTGCGCTCGCCGATGGTCGGCACCGCCTATCTCGCGGCGGAGCCTGGTGCCGCGCCGTTCATCGCGGTGGGCAAGCAGGTGCAGGCCGGCGACACGTTGCTCATCGTCGAGGCCATGAAGGTCATGAACCCGATCACCGCGCCCAGCGCCGGTACGGTGAAGGCGATCCTGGTCGACAATGGCCAGCCGGTCGAATTCGACCAGCCGCTGGTGGTCGTCGAGTAA
- the aroQ gene encoding type II 3-dehydroquinate dehydratase has protein sequence MSSTPKNLVYVLNGPNLNLLGTREPEIYGHDTLDDIAGQLEDRARELGLEVDMRQSNHEGHLVDWLHEAQAEGAKAVILNAAAFTHTSIAIHDAIKSVRTPVIEVHLSNPHAREEFRHLSYVGRAARGTIAGFGALSYLLALEAAARF, from the coding sequence TTGTCGTCGACGCCGAAAAATCTCGTGTACGTCCTGAACGGCCCGAACCTGAACCTGCTCGGCACGCGCGAGCCGGAAATCTACGGCCATGACACGCTGGATGATATCGCCGGTCAGCTAGAGGATCGCGCCCGTGAGCTCGGGCTGGAGGTCGACATGCGACAGTCGAATCACGAGGGGCATCTCGTTGATTGGCTGCACGAGGCGCAGGCCGAAGGCGCCAAAGCGGTGATTCTCAACGCTGCCGCCTTCACCCACACGTCGATCGCCATTCATGACGCGATCAAATCCGTCCGCACCCCGGTGATCGAGGTGCATTTGTCCAATCCGCACGCGCGGGAAGAATTTCGCCATCTCTCCTACGTCGGCCGTGCCGCACGTGGAACAATCGCAGGGTTCGGTGCGCTGTCGTACCTGCTCGCGCTTGAAGCGGCGGCGCGGTTCTGA
- the thiS gene encoding sulfur carrier protein ThiS gives MPHTDGTVSITVNGAHRRVTAGLTLAQLATELGLIPEKVAVERNLEVVPRSTLAEVCVEDGDDIEIVHFVGGGDHGASVATDSWTVAGQTFRSRLIVGTGKYKDFAQNAAAVEASGAEIVTVAVRRVNVSDPNAPMLTDFIDPKRYTYLPNTAGCFTADEAIRTLRLAREAGGWDLVKLEVLGEARTLYPDMRETLKATEVLVKEGFKPMVYCVDDPIAAKQLEEAGAVAIMPLGAPIGSGLGIQNRVTIRLIVEGAKVPVLVDAGVGTASDAAVAMELGCDGVLMNTAIAEAKEPVMMAAAMKAAVEAGRLSYRAGRMGIRRYADPSSPLAGLI, from the coding sequence ATGCCCCATACCGACGGAACCGTATCGATCACCGTGAACGGCGCGCACCGGCGCGTCACCGCGGGGCTGACGCTGGCGCAGCTGGCGACCGAACTGGGGCTGATCCCCGAGAAGGTGGCGGTGGAGCGCAACCTGGAAGTGGTGCCGCGTTCGACCCTGGCCGAGGTGTGCGTGGAGGATGGCGACGATATCGAGATCGTCCATTTCGTGGGCGGCGGGGATCACGGTGCATCCGTTGCGACCGACAGCTGGACGGTGGCGGGGCAGACGTTCCGGTCGCGGCTGATCGTGGGCACGGGCAAGTACAAGGACTTCGCGCAAAATGCCGCCGCGGTGGAAGCATCGGGCGCGGAGATCGTGACGGTGGCAGTGCGGCGCGTGAACGTCAGCGACCCGAACGCGCCGATGCTGACCGACTTCATCGATCCCAAGCGCTACACCTATTTGCCCAATACGGCCGGCTGCTTCACCGCCGACGAGGCGATCCGCACCCTGCGGCTGGCGCGCGAGGCGGGCGGCTGGGATCTGGTGAAGCTGGAGGTGCTGGGCGAGGCGCGCACGCTCTATCCCGACATGCGCGAGACGCTGAAGGCGACCGAGGTCCTGGTGAAGGAAGGCTTCAAGCCGATGGTTTATTGCGTCGACGATCCGATCGCCGCGAAGCAGCTGGAGGAAGCGGGCGCGGTGGCGATCATGCCGCTGGGCGCGCCGATCGGATCGGGGCTGGGCATTCAGAACCGCGTGACGATCCGGCTGATCGTGGAAGGCGCCAAGGTGCCGGTGCTGGTCGATGCCGGTGTCGGCACGGCGAGCGACGCGGCGGTGGCGATGGAGCTGGGCTGCGACGGCGTGCTGATGAACACGGCCATTGCCGAGGCGAAAGAGCCAGTGATGATGGCGGCGGCGATGAAGGCAGCGGTGGAGGCGGGGCGCCTGTCGTACCGCGCCGGGCGCATGGGCATTCGTCGCTACGCCGATCCGTCATCGCCGCTTGCCGGGTTGATCTGA
- a CDS encoding DedA family protein, producing MTDIIIDLIARGGYIGIFLLMALENIIPPIPSEVIMGLGGMAVARGQMDLWWLIFWATLGTTAGNMFWYEIGRRLGIQRFKPIVDRYSRWMTMEWDDVEQLNRFFQKYGHWVIFVFRFLPTFRTVISLPAGMAKMPLWKFLLFTFVGSAIWNAVLAGAGLFLGLKMEQVEKFVGPLAVATVVAIVLLYFYRVFTWKPREQRG from the coding sequence ATGACTGACATCATCATCGATCTGATCGCCCGCGGGGGGTACATCGGCATTTTCCTGCTGATGGCGCTGGAAAATATCATTCCGCCGATTCCCTCGGAGGTCATCATGGGCCTGGGCGGCATGGCCGTCGCTCGCGGCCAGATGGATCTGTGGTGGCTGATCTTCTGGGCCACGCTGGGCACCACCGCTGGCAACATGTTCTGGTATGAGATCGGCCGCCGCCTCGGCATTCAGCGGTTCAAGCCGATCGTCGATCGCTATTCGCGCTGGATGACGATGGAATGGGATGATGTGGAGCAGCTGAATCGCTTTTTTCAGAAATACGGCCATTGGGTGATCTTCGTCTTCCGGTTCCTCCCCACCTTCCGCACGGTGATCTCGCTCCCTGCGGGCATGGCCAAGATGCCGCTTTGGAAGTTTCTGCTGTTCACCTTTGTCGGCAGCGCGATCTGGAATGCGGTGCTCGCCGGCGCCGGACTGTTCCTGGGGCTGAAGATGGAGCAGGTGGAAAAGTTCGTCGGCCCGCTCGCCGTCGCCACGGTGGTCGCGATCGTATTGCTCTATTTCTACCGCGTCTTCACCTGGAAGCCGCGCGAACAGCGCGGCTGA